The Salvelinus namaycush isolate Seneca chromosome 38, SaNama_1.0, whole genome shotgun sequence genome includes a window with the following:
- the LOC120031803 gene encoding prosaposin receptor GPR37-like, which yields MRALMLRTLCVLLGNAHVLSLRNNGDIRTRETAGGYYGLNATATHRTAHTAIRERAQNTVYNSTRSGGHATGTSYSKQNIQTWIEKIHSTSVRRTRVIADETKHRHVGLKHHQSNRTLTLGDYSATPHRDLVRRHKRRKLNREIGAAAAMGTAGGYNITKPPAMGQQRGGQLDSDRRKRGTKDEQKKAFKRERGRKVLNKSSMALSQAHSAVGGLGPPLSPWEPIPKPLALTSTDLPLDFFTRKNEMFTYREENPWDATPMTPPNTADFGSEIKNPFYPVTSETFGAYAITGVAAVIFLAGIAGNIAILCIVCQNYYMKSISNSLIANLAIWDFVVVFFCLPLVIFHELTKSWLLGDFTCKIVPYLEVASLGVTTFTLCALCIDRFRAATNVQMYYEMIENCTSTTAKLAVIWIGALLLALPELLIRQLVTEDPALPDDPPTERCVVRISTSLPDTLYILGLTYEGARLWWCFGCYFCLPTLFTIGCSLVTARKIRRAEQACVRGNKKQIRLESQMNCTVVALAIVYGACVVPENICNIVSAYMAAGVPERTMAVLHLLSQLLLFCRAAVTPVLLLLLCRPLGRAFLDCCCCCCCNHAHSSGTASDDNEHECTTELELSPFSTIRRELSIYTPAGSNC from the exons ATGCGGGCTCTGATGCTGAGGACGCTGTGTGTGTTGTTGGGGAATGCACATGTCTTATCTCTCAGAAATAATGGCGACATACGAACTAGAGAAACAGCGGGGGGTTATTATGGGCTTAACGCCACAGCAACACACAGGACCGCTCACACAGCCATcagagagcgtgcccaaaacacAGTTTACAACAGCACTCGCTCCGGGGGACACGCTACAGGTACGTCCTACTCCAAACAGAATATTCAAACATGGATTGAAAAGATTCATTCTACTTCTGTGAGAAGGACGCGCGTAATTGCGGATGAAACAAAACATAGGCATGTAGGATTAAAACATCACCAGTCCAACAGAACACTGACACTGGGGGATTACTCTGCGACCCCACATAGGGACCTGGTGCGCCGCCACAAGAGGAGAAAGTTGAATAGGGAGATTGGCGCAGCCGCTGCCATGGGGACGGCAGGTGGATACAATATCACTAAGCCCCCAGCAATGGGCCAGCAGCGCGGGGGACAACTGGACAGCGACAGACGCAAGAGAGGCACAAAAGACGAGCAGAAGAAGGCGtttaagagggagagggggagaaaagtgTTGAACAAAAGCTCAATGGCTTTATCTCAGGCGCACAGCGCAGTGGGCGGGCtgggcccccctctctctccatgggaACCAATACCCAAGCCCCTAGCTCTCACCTCTACCGACCTACCCCTCGACTTCTTCACCAGGAAAAACGAGATGTTTACTTACCGGGAGGAAAACCCATGGGATGCCACTCCAATGACCCCTCCCAACACAGCAGATTTTGGAAGCGAAATCAAAAACCCATTTTACCCAGTGACAAGTGAAACCTTTGGAGCTTACGCTATCACGGGCGTTGCTGCCGTCATTTTCCTGGCTGGGATAGCAGGGAACATAGCCATACTGTGCATCGTGTGTCAGAACTACTACATGAAGAGTATCTCCAACTCTCTCATAGCTAACCTGGCCATCTGGGATTTTGTAGTCGTCTTCTTTTGTCTGCCCCTCGTCATTTTCCATGAGTTGACTAAGTCCTGGCTACTGGGAGATTTCACCTGTAAAATCGTGCCATATTTGGAG GTGGCATCTCTAGGTGTGACCACGTTCACCCTGTGCGCTTTGTGCATTGACCGGTTCCGCGCAGCCACCAATGTCCAGATGTATTACGAGATGATCGAGAACTGCACCTCCACTACAGCCAAGCTCGCTGTCATCTGGATCGGAGCTCTCCTGTTGGCTCTCCCTGAGCTTCTGATCCGCCAGCTGGTCACCGAGGACCCCGCCCTCCCAGATGACCCCCCAACAGAGCGCTGCGTGGTGCGCATCTCAACATCGCTCCCAGATACACTCTACATCCTGGGTCTCACCTACGAGGGCGCGCGGCTCTGGTGGTGCTTCGGCTGTTACTTCTGCCTCCCTACGCTCTTCACCATCGGCTGTTCCCTCGTCACCGCCCGCAAGATTCGCCGCGCCGAGCAGGCCTGCGTCCGCGGCAACAAGAAGCAGATACGCCTAGAAAGTCAGATGAACTGTACAGTCGTGGCGCTCGCCATTGTCTACGGCGCCTGCGTGGTCCCAGAGAACATCTGTAACATCGTATCGGCATACATGGCGGCAGGCGTGCCGGAGCGGACCATGGCGGTCTTACACCTCCTGTCACAGCTGTTGTTGTTCTGCCGGGCGGCTGTGACGCCTGTGTTGCTCCTGTTGTTATGTCGTCCACTAGGCAGGGCCTTCCTGgactgttgttgttgctgctgctgtaacCATGCACACTCCTCAGGCACGGCTAGTGATGATAATGAACATGAGTGTACCACAGAGCTGGAGCTGTCGCCCTTCAGCACCATACGCAGAGAGCTCAGCATCTACACTCCCGCAGGGTCCAACTGTtaa